A single window of Mycobacteriales bacterium DNA harbors:
- the leuC gene encoding 3-isopropylmalate dehydratase large subunit, protein MGRTLAEKVWEHHVVRRADGEPDLLYIDLHLVHEVTSPQAFDGLRQAGRAVRRPDLTLATEDHNVPTDVLEIRDAVSRQQVETLRRNCEEFGVRLHPMGDKDQGIVHVIGPQLGITQPGMTIVCGDSHTSTHGAFGALAFGIGTSEVEHVLATQTLPLPRPRTMAVTVEGDLPAGTTAKDLVLALIAQVGTGGGQGYVVEYRGASIEALSMEGRMTVCNMSIEWGARAGLIAPDRTTYDFLQGRPHAPTGADWDAAVAHWESLRTDPDAVFDKEIVLDASLVTPFVTWGTNPAQGVALSGSVPDPQALPVGNQRDAAERALAYMGLAAGTPMRDIAVDTVFLGSCTNGRMEDLRAAAAVVQGRTVADGVRMLVVPGSMLVKLQAELEGLDRVFTDAGAEWRNAGCSMCLGMNPDTLAPGERSASTSNRNFEGRQGRGGRTHLVSPQVAAATAVVGRLAAPTDLPALASTPDGSTS, encoded by the coding sequence ATGGGACGCACGCTGGCCGAGAAGGTCTGGGAGCACCACGTCGTACGACGTGCCGACGGTGAGCCGGACCTGCTCTACATCGACCTCCACCTCGTGCACGAGGTCACCAGCCCGCAGGCCTTCGACGGGCTGCGACAGGCTGGTCGGGCCGTGCGCCGGCCCGACCTCACCCTCGCCACCGAGGACCACAACGTCCCCACCGACGTCCTCGAGATCCGTGACGCGGTCAGTCGCCAGCAGGTCGAGACGCTGCGCCGCAACTGCGAGGAGTTCGGCGTCCGGCTGCACCCGATGGGTGACAAGGACCAGGGGATCGTCCATGTCATCGGCCCGCAGCTCGGCATCACCCAGCCCGGCATGACGATCGTCTGCGGCGACAGCCACACCAGCACCCATGGCGCGTTCGGGGCGCTCGCCTTCGGCATCGGCACCAGCGAGGTCGAGCACGTCCTCGCCACCCAGACCCTGCCGCTGCCGCGGCCGCGCACGATGGCCGTCACGGTCGAGGGCGACCTGCCGGCGGGCACCACCGCCAAGGACCTCGTCCTCGCGCTCATCGCGCAGGTGGGCACGGGCGGTGGCCAGGGCTACGTCGTGGAGTACCGCGGCGCCTCCATCGAGGCGCTGTCGATGGAGGGCCGCATGACGGTCTGCAACATGAGCATCGAGTGGGGTGCGCGCGCCGGCCTCATCGCCCCCGACCGGACCACCTACGACTTCCTGCAGGGCCGTCCGCACGCGCCCACCGGCGCGGACTGGGACGCCGCCGTCGCGCACTGGGAGTCGCTGCGCACCGACCCCGACGCGGTCTTCGACAAGGAGATCGTGCTCGACGCCTCGCTCGTCACCCCCTTCGTCACCTGGGGGACCAACCCCGCGCAGGGCGTCGCGCTGTCGGGCTCCGTGCCCGACCCGCAGGCCCTGCCGGTCGGCAACCAGCGCGACGCCGCGGAGCGAGCCTTGGCCTACATGGGCCTCGCCGCCGGCACGCCGATGCGTGACATCGCCGTGGACACGGTGTTCCTCGGCTCCTGCACCAACGGCCGGATGGAGGACCTGCGGGCCGCGGCCGCGGTCGTGCAGGGCCGCACGGTCGCCGACGGCGTGCGGATGCTCGTCGTCCCGGGCTCAATGCTCGTCAAGCTCCAGGCCGAGCTGGAGGGCCTCGACCGGGTCTTCACCGACGCTGGAGCCGAGTGGCGCAACGCCGGCTGCTCGATGTGCCTGGGCATGAACCCCGACACCCTCGCTCCTGGGGAGCGCAGCGCCAGCACCAGCAACCGCAACTTCGAGGGCCGTCAGGGCCGCGGCGGTCGCACCCACCTCGTCTCCCCGCAGGTCGCCGCGGCCACTGCCGTCGTCGGCCGGCTGGCCGCCCCCACCGACCTGCCCGCCCTCGCATCCACCCCCGACGGGAGCACCTCCTGA
- a CDS encoding IclR family transcriptional regulator: protein MEQTSGVGVLDKAVLVLGAIEGGAQTLAELTARTGLSRATAHRLAVALEVHRLLARDRDGRWKVGPRAAELAGGPAEDLLLARSGPVLQRLRDHTGESAQLYRRQGDRRLCVAASERGSGLRDTVPVGSLLPMTAGSAAQVLLAWTDPAEPPAGSAYTARTLAEVRRRGWAHSVAEREQGVASVSAPVRGRDGRVLAALSVSGPLERLTRSPGRLHAEAVVAAAGELSRQLGA, encoded by the coding sequence GTGGAACAGACTAGCGGAGTCGGCGTCCTGGACAAGGCCGTCCTCGTCCTGGGTGCCATCGAGGGCGGCGCGCAGACCCTTGCTGAGCTGACGGCGCGCACCGGGCTGTCGCGCGCGACGGCCCACCGGCTGGCCGTGGCCCTGGAGGTGCACCGCCTGCTGGCCCGGGACCGCGACGGCCGCTGGAAGGTGGGCCCGCGGGCCGCGGAGCTCGCCGGAGGTCCCGCGGAGGACCTGCTACTGGCCCGCTCCGGCCCGGTGCTCCAGAGACTGCGGGACCACACCGGGGAGAGCGCCCAGCTCTACCGCCGGCAGGGCGACCGCCGGCTGTGCGTCGCGGCGTCCGAGCGCGGCAGCGGGCTGCGCGACACCGTGCCCGTCGGCAGCCTGCTGCCGATGACCGCCGGCTCCGCCGCGCAGGTCCTGCTGGCCTGGACCGACCCGGCCGAGCCGCCCGCCGGCAGCGCCTACACCGCCCGCACCCTCGCCGAGGTCCGCCGCCGCGGCTGGGCGCATTCGGTCGCCGAGCGCGAGCAGGGCGTGGCCTCGGTCTCCGCGCCCGTCCGCGGCCGCGACGGCCGGGTCCTGGCGGCGCTGAGCGTCTCCGGCCCGCTGGAGCGCCTCACCCGCTCCCCCGGCCGACTGCACGCCGAGGCCGTCGTCGCGGCCGCCGGCGAGCTCTCCCGCCAGCTCGGGGCCTGA